One Engraulis encrasicolus isolate BLACKSEA-1 chromosome 4, IST_EnEncr_1.0, whole genome shotgun sequence genomic window, GTAAAGAAGTGAAGACAAAAACCCTCGAATTGCATAATAGGCCTGCGTGTAACCACTCTGTGGGGGAATGTATGTACAGGCTACCCCATAAATTCCACTCCCCTTTACCTTCCGATTTTCAACTTGATGTTAGGTTGCTAGGGGTTCCCCACACCACAGCCTGTTACACTGCACAGTGTTTGTTCTTGTAGACGGATCCGACCGTAAGCTCACGCCTCCCTCCGCATTTCTTCGGCAAATCTTTCGGTGTTGAGTCAAACTGGTCTTCTGGCTGCTCGCCGCGCGCTGAGAATATGACCGGTGGACTCAAGGACAGCATACCAGAGGAGGTAGGAAGACCGAAATGTATTGACATGACTTTGAACTTAGTCTGGTCTAGTAGGCCTATAAGAGCTTGTCAGCAATAGCAtgtgattttttaaattattattgttgttgcttATTGGAAATTCAGATTCGATTAAGATTTTAGGGAAACTTACACCGAGTCAGTTATTGCGCACCGCAGAATGGGCTGGATGAACTGGTCGAACTCCGGTGAAGAATGTATccattaaacataggcctaccttaacaAGTTGTCAGATGTGCATTTCAAGTCTCAGTAAAAGTTTTCACTTGGATAAATAGACAACTCGCTCCCCTAGTGGCGTCTGTACTGTATCCACAGAGGGGTGTGGTACCATCTCCGATCCAGTTTTCCCCTCTAACGCGACCAAATaggggaaacacagagagaggttCTGGAGTTGCGGAACCTACTGCTAGTTATTACAGCTCAGCTGTATATTTCTTCAAATCAATTTGCCTGTttacacttgttttttttcttcttcaggaaTACATGCAAACACCTTTCATTAGAAAACAAGGCAACATATACAAACCAAATAACAAAGACATGGACAACGACAGCATCAATGAAAAAGCGGCATTGGATGTCCATACTAAGGAGATAGATTTGGTAAATCGGGATCCTAAACATGTAAACGACGAAGTTGTAAAGGTAAGTAGGCATACTAAATATATTATTCTAATCAAATAAGCAAGCAGTAAACAATCCAGTATGTCTATTTAACACTTGTAGAGTTATCTGGGACCAAACGCAATGATGttaaaatcgactctctaagtgctgaattaacactgcacatttGACTGTCTACCACACCCAAAACTTGGCACTATTCCGAAGAGAGTCTTCACATGTGTAGCCTAGTGTTTGTCACTGGAGTGCTCTTGGCAAAAAGAAGTTTGTTAAGTGTACTATGATGATGAGTACCTTTTTGTAATACTAAAATTGAAGGAGAATTGAAGTTCACTCAACTTTCCTCTGATTTATATGCTTAACAATAGTAGCCTATGTAAAGTATACTTGACTCATTCTGAAAAGTGTAAACGAGTGGCCTGCATCATGTAAATTAGTAGGCGTACATTATGAGAATGTGTGCACTGAGAGGAGGCCTATATTTATTTTACAATAAGATTTAGGAAGTAGGCCCTATTCTTGAAGGTCATTTTTTAATGAACATGATACTATATAGGCCCACGttttggtataggcctacttaatatacttttatatactttataagaatagtaggcctacattgaagtaTTATTGATTTAAGGAAAAGTATAAACAAAAGTGTAACTGTATGGCCTAATGCCAGCTTATTTTCTATGAGAAGCAATTTCACTCCTGCCCAGTGTTGTGGGTAGGCCTACACGACGTGATGTGAGTGGTTCTTGCGACACTGTAGTTTTGGCATGTCCCAAAGCTCTTAAATCTTCAAGCTGATGCAAACGTATTGCACGACACAACCATATCATAAAACAAGTGTGCAATGGCTGATCAAGACCCAGGGGCAGGCTGTATAGTCCAGTCACCATTGAGTTTCACATATCATTATAGCCTACTTATAAAGGCGTCTTCGAGGAAACATCTTCAAGGAACTATCTTCGAGGTATCGTTTAGTGTTGCAATGCGAGGCTCAAATACACAACTTGGCTAGCTTACAAAGACTCACTTATACTAAGAAAAAGACAAAGTTACACTTTATCCCAGGTGTGTCAAAGGTCCAAAGTGAATTGGCCCGTCGACAGGCCTATCTGCAGGAAGAGGCTGGCCCACTACATCTTTCCAACACGAATTACTAACTGAGTAAACTTTAAGAATACTTTTAGGAGTACATTTCAAGTAGGGAGTATACAAACAGCAAGGTACAATTGATAAGCTGTATAGAGCATGTAGCCCTCCACAGGCCTTGCCATAAGttttgtcgcctacccatcttgTTGGATCAACAGTTAATAACCCGCATCTAAATCTCTTCATCAAAGCtacaatcagggccggattaagaaggcctggggcccctaggctaggttgctgtgcccccccccccgaagtcaaatttacatagacagtgtcataattatgagctaagaATTATGGATAACATGTCCAACCAACCTACCAACGTCACTTAACATGACAGATTGTTTTTTTCAATATCATATCCTATCAAAATTCTTTCACTTGTGGCAAATcgagggcccctggcaggtgggggcccctaggctgcagtcatatctagcctgtgcgttaatctggccctggctacAATTAACCCCTGTGTCCCCTGACTATAGCAGGGCCAATGACAGAACTAGTGCAtcttgggggtgctgtggcaacCATGCATTCCCATgggcacccaggttcgagtccgccCTGGGTCATATTCCAATCcaatcctctctctcccactcatttcctgtctccctgTTTGAATTCCTGTTTTATAAAGGGTAAAATGTACACAAaaagaaatattttaaaaatatagcctacttaaaCCCGGCCCATTGAGTTAATAGACATTCCTGATTTTAATTGGCTTCTATTTCGAGGGGGGATTTGAAATTGACTCAATCACTTTCACTTCTCAGATTGGTAACAGGCTCCTTAGCAAGTCTTGGTCTGAAAACTGAACAACATTTGTGATTTTTTAAATTTCCTCATTGTTGACAATTAGGCAAACCAGAAATGGACGAGTTCCATTAGTCTAAGGGTTCCATTTgcagtaaagtttttttttttttaaattgggtGCTCAGGTCAAAAGTTGTGCACACAATGCCCACCCAACATTTACCTGTTGGTGGCACAAGACGCTCCATTCACAAGAAACTACAGCATTATCAGTGTACCAAATTTCAGAACTTTTTTCTTTAACCACTTAGTTGTCTGGGCAGCCAAAGCTTGAAATTATACATTGTAGACACCTCCTCTCTGACTGGTCAGGATGAGGGTGTACCTCAAACCTGCAACATTCTGAACCAAGACCTTATCTTaattgtgaataaaagcaaaacacTACCATTTCCACACACTCTATTCACACGTAAGATGGAAAATAGTGCAGGCAACTGCAGTTAAAGCCACACAGTTTCTCGTAGTGCCAGCCAAGATTCACTACTGCTCCCACATAGCGTCATAGATGCTGACTTTTGAATTGGTTACTAAAATACGTTGGAATGATTTGTCTTTTCTGTTGCATGGAGTGTGCAATACTCTTCTGGATTCATCTTAAATGTTCTTTGGCATATGACTCTTAAATCTTTGCATAATTTGTGTATGATGAGTTCTTCGAATTGTCACGTTTTCACCAGCTTTCATTACTGGAGCGAGAGTGTTAAGTACAATGGACATTTCATAATCTCACCAATTCATGAATCCAAAAGAAGATTTTTCAGGAAAGAGAATCTGGTGATTACACTCTTAGACTATTTGCTCTGTTCATGTAGCCTATACAGATCTATTTGAACTTGGATGTCCGAATTCTTTGATATTGCACAAGTTATTGAAAATGGCCCAAGAGAGAAGGGCATGCACTGGGCATGAACTGTAAGGAAGGAACCATTGCACAGGGTTGAACAAGTTTACCAGCATTCTCCATCCGTTACGAGTATTAGTGTGTGTACGCCCCATTGTTTGGAACTCTTCATTAGACCTTGTACATTACTCTGTTTTCGATTTTGCTGCTGTGCTTATAGGGGTACAAACACATCTACGGCATTGATACTGTGTCAGATAATAATAACTTGTAAGTGATAACAGTACTGGACATTGTTCATTTTCTGTTATTGGATAGCATGATGATAATGAACTACTACTCTATGACAATGTTGGCAATCAATCGGAATGCACCTGTCTGACGTCAACATGTTTCATATCCTATTTTGACCCGTTGTTTTTGTCCTGTGTGTCCATGTTTCCTTCTCAATGTGACATGATACATTCCTAGACAGTTTTAAGGGACGACAGAGCACACACTGGACATTTAACCTGATACAGTACATCTCAATGTACAACAATACTTTTTTTGAGAATTGATCTAAAAATGCCCAACAACTTTGGAGTCACTTAAAGCCGTGAACAATGTTACATCCTGTTATTGTGCACATACTAGATTGCATTCTGATGTATTATTGACACCACCTGGGCTTTATCCAATGGGCCTCTCCACTCTTTATCCAATGTTCCTCTGCAGTCCActctgtaggccagtgtttcccaaccttttttgtctcgcgtaccccctaagcctttttgttgtacaatgagtacccactcaattgtcccccattcaaagttacatttttccacgtaccccctgaggtgtgctcgcgtacccctagtggtacacgtacccctggttgggaaccactgctgtaggctatgtattgtaTACTTGCATACTACCATACTTGTATATTGCATACTACCTTACCAACTTCTCATGCACTTTTTTGTAGGGTATTTTTCTTGTACACTTTTTTATGACTCAGTCCTCTCAAAACCACCCTACCCAAGGGGTGCATCATGACTGTGATCATGTCACCACAAGTAGTTGGTCTATGAAATAGCTTGAACTTCATTTAGGTCTACTTGCTTTTATGCTCTTCATGCAAAGAACATGCTAGAGCGCATTGCTTTTAAACCGGAAACAAAACATAAATCATGACCGTTTTTGTCCATCTTTCTGTCCGATTTTATTATCAGAAAGATCTTTCACCCACATTACTCAACATTTAGCAGATGGTTTTATCCAAGAGAACTGACAAAGTGGACATACATTGCAAAATACAGAGTTTGGGGGAATACAGAGTATAGCAGTATACAGTAgtgcacagagcaaaacaaagTGCAGTAATCAAGGGTGTCGGAACAAGTTTTAAGTGGTGGTGCAATTTTCTTAATTCTTTATTTATTAACTGCTGCTTTCCACTCTTATTTGTCAGCAGTAAAAgtgaaagcctcatttagggagcccaaaagtggggatgcaaatgcagcactgcatccccctttctggcACCTATGGCAGCAATATACAAATTGTGGGTGTCCTACATACAGAGTATAGCATAACAAGATTAGTACACAGGGTTACACTAGACACTTTATGTGTTTGGTGTGCTGCCTGACAGTGGTCTCTTGTTTCCCACAGGTAGAGTTTGAAGACGTCATCGCAGAGCCAGCAGGGACCTACAGCTTTGACGGTGTGTGGAAAGCCAGCTTCACCACATTTACCGTCACCAAGTATTGGTGCTACCGACTGTTGACAGCCCTGGTTGGCATTCCTCTGGCACTGGTGTGGGGCATCTTCTTTGCCATCCTGTCTTTCGTGCACATCTGGGCAGTGGTGCCTTGCGTCAAGAGCTACCTAATTGAAATCCAGTGTGTGAGCCGTGTCTATTCTATTTGTGTGCATACGTTCTTTGACCCATTGTTTGAGTCCATGGGCAAGTGCTTCAGCAGCATTCGAGTATCTACCACCAAGGAAGTGTGAAAACCATGGCCGGGATCCGAGAAACAAGTGGATTATCCATGTTGGTCAAACACTAGCTATGCAATTGCTCAATAGCATTTTAAAAGAGcgcttttttattcttttaattCGTTTGCTTTTAATTAACTGtctgaacattaaaaatgtttttttattattaaggaGCTACTATTAAGCAGGCTAAAGCATCACATCGTAAGGTAACCACACTGGCCCATGCCTCTTCCTGCTGATGTactgtataaatatatacatgcCTTCTTAGACTGCAGCGGTGACCACACACCTCACATTCTCACTCTAAACGGACTATGATTAATTATTGACCATTAAGACTCTCCCTTAATCTCAACGTGAAGGAGTAATGATGCCAATAAAACAAGATAATGTGATTCTGAATGATGCcaatatttttcaattttttgGCCATGGGGTTGtatgattttaatgttttttttttaaaggtgcgtGTGACTATGCCACAGTAAATTGACACTCAGCACTGGACTTCATTACTGAAGTCTAAATGTGTAATGTAGAGTATGACTGAAAGTGACATTGAGGATGTTGTGAGGATGAAGTTGGGTTTATGTCTCACAGGCATGCTGTGCTGATTTTTATATCTGTAGTTGACTTCTCTTGTATATGTATCTTAAACTGCTGTCTTCAAGATATATGATATACTATATCATATTatgacaaaatgacacaaattCCTTAATGTTTATTGCACACATGTTAAGCAATGCACATTAAAATCTTTTGAAGATCTTGTTTATAGTGTTGTGGTGCTTCTTGAATGCTTTCATGTAGGACTTAGTGGTGACGTAAGTGCTGTACACTACAAAAAATAAATCTTAGCTATCTTATCTTTTCTAGTCTTAATGTAAGTGAAATGAAGTCTTTGTGCATCATTGCATGCTCTTTGAGTCAATCATACCAATAATTTTACTTCACAGCACAGTATATTTAATCAAAGCAAAAACAAGGTAAACAATAGattacatcactctaaatacgtACAGTTAACTGTTTGTAAGTAGGCTTATGGACCCTGACATTTGTTGGTGtatttgtggtgttttttttgtcatgcaATACAGAACATTTCAACAGATACAAATATGCAGTTGACATAGCCTGCACATGATGTCATCAAAGCTATGAGTCATACTCTCCCTATAACTCAAGACGGGACATGGGCCATTTTATCACCCTTTTCAGCTAGGAGAGGAAAATAAATGGGGAAAGCCTTCACAGCACCCAAAAGCAACATCATTCCCCAAAGCTAACTATTAGGACATGGCTACCCCTCCATGTCAGACAATGCCATAGGCTACTCCATGCTTCTGAGCcaatgtgtttattttatttgagTGTAGGATATCAGCATTTTTGTAGACATGTATTTCTTTCATCCAagcaatgaaaataaaaaagaaaataaaactgcTATTTTCTATTTTTCAACTGACAGAATATTTTGAAATCATGTGTTTTATGGTGTGTGCTGAAgtttctacatacagtacatccaatgtgttttgtgttttgaaaAGATGACAGCTGGAGTAGGTGCATTATATAAAAGAGCAAGTGTTTAAAACAAAATTGGTACAAAATAGTAACGTTTGTTTAAGGTATACAATAACAATGTGCTTCaggtacagcaccaaaaacacattacattggCATCCATAGTGTTAGAGCAATAGGTGAAAAACTGTCAAGTGTACGGGAGCACTGAAACAACACTGAGCAGCGTTAGTCCAGTTTACCTACTGTTGTACACACTCAAACGTGAAGAGGAAAGAATTATAAGGACTGATAACCAGGACACCACATGCATGGCAAATAATTATGCAGGTGGTATCACTGTCCACAAAccattcttttcttttcaacATGTCTGGCTGatgtgttttttggggggctttttagtgcctttattatgacaggatagaGAATATGCGACAGTaaagtggtgggagagagagagatggggtagggttgggaaatgacccaggccactGCCAAATGGGTGCTCTATCTACGCGGTGCAGCACAGCACCCCCCTCTGGTTGATGTTTGGGTCACGTTTGCATTTTGTAAGTCTCATCCTGGGAGGTACCATGATCCAGGGAAGACCGTCACCCCACACTCAACACTGCCTTTCTACATTGATTCGGGGCCACCTGGCGGTGTTGTCCAGCAGCTGCAATGGTGTGCCTCTGTTTATTACATGAATGCTAGACGTGGAGCAGTGCCCCTACTTTTCTGAAGGCCTTAATGAAGACACAGTGATCCTCAGAAATGAATTGTATTGTTAGGCCTTGCTCTATCCTCAGAATCTAAACTGCTCTCACTTTGCAGTCACACCAAGGGAATATTCTACCAGTTTCAACAGATTTAGGCAACCTTTAGCTTCACAAGCTTGTGAAGACAATTTTCTGTGAGTGCTGTCCATCACAATATAACTTAACTCAACAAACCAACACCAATTCTATTTGCCTTCTTCTGCAAATGTCTATGAAGAGGTGGCGTATGTCTGAAGGGTTCCTGGTCCAAGAAACTTGAAACCAAAAGGTaaagctttgttgttgttgttgttgttgttgtgaaatgATTATTCCAGGGGGCAAACATGGACAGCAGGGCTGAGAGCACAACAAATGGTTCAGCAGAtattgtagaaaaaaaaacaatttttattGACTTTATTTTGACATAAATTCAGAAACTACGTACATCATAAAAACACTTATACAagcagattaaagacacacatacgcatgcatgcgcacacacacatgcgcacacgcgcgcgccaacacacacacacacacacacacacacacacacacacacacacacacacacacacacacacacacacacacacacacacacacacacacacacacgagaacagtGAGGAATAAGTGGATGACTTAATCTGAAGTACTGATATGGTGTGGTTTTGAACACTACACCAAATGTGTTCATAAACATGCTCATTAACATTTTTTGCCTACATGGCCTCCTTGCAGGCATTGTGCAAATACCCTTTACTTGAAATAATGAGATCTTTCTGCGGTGTTCATATTGAACTTAAAATAATTTCAAAAATACCAATGTGCAGCATGTATTTCTGAAATCCAGACTATTAAAATATTGGGCACTGGAATTAAAGTACCCTGGGAAAAAATCGTTAACcatattacgttttttttttaaactaaaaaaaaaaatccaatttctGTAATAGCTCTTTTTCGGGAGCTCCCTTCAGAGTTCCATGCGGGTGTCTTTCTTCTTTTGTTGGGAGCGTGTTTCTTTCTGATCAGGTGAGGACAAGTGCTCCAGTTCATACTCGCCGCTCCGGCCGGCTGGCTGGACGTCGCTGTGAATCTTCTTCTGATCTCGTATCTGCTGGAGCTGGTGCTGGGCGTACTCCGGTTTCTGCGTCAGGGGACACTCGGGCACCTCCATCTCCACAATGTCTCCCACCATGTAGGGCTTCAGCCAGGTCACGAGAGGGGTGGTTCCCGGAGTATAGTGCGTCTCCTTATGATAAAACAGGAAGCCATCCACCTGGGAAGAGATCAGGCACCAGAACGAAAAGATTGATTGAATGAAAGATGGTCAAGGATACTGTAAGTACACGATTAttttctgcactatcctatctgcacatgcgcaccacgcaAGGCTGCACGATTTGTGGAGCATTGTCACCCTTGAGTTCGCTAGAAGCTGATCTGTAAGTGTTTTTTGGCTAAAACCTGTCTGTAACATTTGTTTTATTCGAGTAGCCGAGGTTATatggcatttttcgtggtttattgaCACACCACGTAatgggtaacgctttagaataaggttcttctaataagcatttatagtcactagtaagcggcagggctctaaattaacacacgccaacacgccaaacacgggtgaaaattcattttggctagtagaaaaaaatacctacccgccaatttggctagtagcgcccgagtacagtaacttatgaacggtaaaccgctgctctgatgaacgttatacggcgagatttcctacattacccatggacactagcgtcacgaggtagcctcccaccgtgggctttccagtgcatcgagcgtcaactccatgctgttgcgcgcgccaggattgaaaacatttcagacgaccagccttctgtcagctaagctgcgctcacactattctgacaggcagctctcctcctatgctctcgtcgctttcgctacaacctttttaacgtcactactgctattattactatatgaaccttgctgtaacaggctgcattttttaagcagcgagaccctgaccgtttcaataacaggacttacgcagattatgcatagcgctacttctgttgtgtagacattttgtgcgagtgatgagaatgtggcgggggttagagcaaggttctgtgtgttggtgaatgctagtagtaattgtaaatagtgacgttaaaaatgagtggttgtggaacgaaatagcgaccagggcagaggaggagagccgactgtcagagtagtgtgaccgtagctgtcagttcagttgtcttctgaaatgttcagagtcctggcgcaactaagttggaaagcccacgccatcgaaaagaaaaaaaaagcaaccaacgacgaagctgtggaagtaacaaaggaagcgaagattcccgagatattatttacttttaattaaactaggcttcttgtcattttgttgcgcatggtagagaagagctcctcctctctcctctccttttcctctcatctcttctccttccttggggtgtgcgtatgtgaggttttgtagtgtttggctgtgtgcttggttactgtaggcctatgttaaagatctgttatgtgagtggcttgtgtgatgtgattcagctgctttcagaggaattgaacaaaaactaatcaaattaattaggcctaagtaacgaaagtaaaaaataaagcagaagttaaaaaataatgaaaaaatatatagcctataatatgcttattatgtaggcatatagtagcctatgcaggcctatagtgtatctgtgttgtagaaacagttggacaaaatgaccatttaattagaaaaaaaaacctagcctaatgcatagtttaatttggcgagataaaaaaaaatggctagttgaacttctgtttggctggtaagaaaaaatgtccactagccaaattggctggtggtggaaaaagttaatttagagccctggtaagcaggtagtaatacccttacaagtgcccaataacatgcttattaactttgttaacatcttataaggtgcttattatgtgtttctagtggtttattttttaagtcttattatttaaatcggtacacatatccatcttgatatgctgactaatactagatatggaggcgtcgcgaaaaaaaaactacattttcaagatggctgccatgtgtaccgattttcatgcttttactcaaataaagttactcatcagatgttaacaacgttaataagcatgttattgggcacttgtaagggtattactacctgcttactagtgactataaacgcttattagaagaaccttattctaaagcgttaccacgTAATGTTATAAATGTAGTAAGGGGAAAATACTCGTAATATTATAATGGTGTTGTAAGGAATCATTTCTTGGGTTTATTAAAGTTAAAGATTAACGGGAGACTTTGGCCGTCTGTCAAAGATAGCCGAGGCCTATTGATCACAAATGAAGAGTGTTTTGTCAGCGTCTTGACACGctacaattcacaataaagatggaaTTAATCAGAGACTTTGTAGGTCCTGTTGTGTCGTAATAAACACACGGATGTAAATAAACGGTACTTTAATAAACAGAAATAAACGGATGCATGAGAGCATACACGGAACGTGCGTACATCTTCCGTAACTGTACTTCTGCTCTCTCTACTGTATGCTACACATGCATAAGTAGGCGCAAGCTCCACCTAGTGGATTGGTTGCATAACACATTGCATATACCACATATCCCCCTTAATAGGAAAACACTATACTGAAGGAAGCAGCGTTTAAACGGTAACCAAAAATCTGAACAGAATCATGTATCATTTAAAACATATTCATCATTTGCATTTAGCAGACAGGTAAGTATTAGTTTTGTAACAGAATAACATTTTATATTAAAGCATGTTAACCAGAAATTCCTTTTGCCTTTCAAGTAAGTATTAGTTGCACCTGAATCACCTTTGATTTGAAAACATTAGTGTATAACCTTTTAAACTAAATTCAGACCATGCATTCAATGACTTGAACCTTTCAATCTTCAGCGTGTATCACATTACCTAGAAAATCAATTCATATTTACATTTATTAATTCACCATATACTGCATTACTCATCAGTTCATTTCAACAAAAAGTCCCGAGTCCATTCTGGGACCCTGTGACACCTGGTCGGTCTGCCAGGCAGTGGTACACTCTCGGGCTGTGGTGTCACAGCTGGTGGTACACCATCCGGTTGTGGTGTCGCTGGTTCAGTGTCCTGCGGTACTGATTCTCCATCACCATCAGTCCCACGATCGGAAACTGGAGCAAGGTAGGACGCATTCCAGCAACGTCCATCAGACAGCCGGTAAGTGTACTGTCCTCTTTTTTCCATGACACGTAGTGGCTTGGTGAATTTGCACTGAGTCTTAGGAAGGATGCCAGGCTTTTTCACCCGGACATATGAGCCACATTTGAAGGACACGTGTTTGGCCTCTCTTTTGTGATCAGTGTAGGCTTTGCTTTTTGCTTGTTTTTGTCCCACTCTGGAGATGACCTCCTGTTTGGACAGTGTTTGCTGTTGCTGCAGTGGACGTCCAGCCACATGCAGCTTAGTGCGCATAGGCCGGCCATGCAGCAGTTCTGCAGGCGAGCACTGTGTTGTGGAGTGGGGTGTAGCACGATAAACAAGCAGAAACTCACGTGTAAACTCCTTCCAGGGCCGTCCCTCGAGCAGTGCAGTCTGCAGGCTGTCTTTCAAGCTGCGGTTGAAGCGCTCGATCTCACCGTTCGCCCTGGGGTAGTAGACAGACGACTTTGTGTGCACTATCCCTCTGTTCTGAAGGAAAGCCTCGAACTCGCGTGACACAAATTGCGAGCCGTTGTCAGATACCAGTTCCTTTGGATTTCCCTCTCTGCTgaaaacagaacacaaaaacTCGACAATTGCATGTGAAGTAATGTTAGAAAGAAAAGCTACCTCAGGCCACTTGCTGTGGTAATCTACCAGTGTGACAGCAAAGTGACAGTCCATGGGCGCTCTTTCGAAAGGCCCCACCAGGTCTATTGCAACCTTGTCCCAGGCCTCTTTTGGGTAAGGCACGGGCtatagaggtggtgtgtgtgtgaccgctgaTTTGTCGTGTTCTTTGCAGGTGGTGCAGTCTCTGATTGCAGTTTCGACCTGGGCGTCCATGCCAGGCCACCAGTATTCGTCTCTCAGTCTCCGCTTTGTTCTCACAATGCCTAGGTGTGTGTCGTGGGCGAGGGCGATGAACTTTGCCTGTAGACTGTCTGGCACCAGCAGTCTGTGTGAGCCCCGTACGACACAGTCACCTTGCAGAGAAAGTTCATGTCGGAGCTTGAAGAAGGGTTGCAGATTTGGGCTGAGCCGTTTGGCGGATGCAGGCCATCTGGAGGTAAGTGGGCGTCTCAGCTCACTTTGCACAGGACAGGCCACGCACGCAGCCTGGAACTCAGCATCAGTGACAGCAGGTAATGTAGAGGTAAGGGCAACTTCCACGTCGTCCTCCAAGCTGGGCTCAGAGTTCGG contains:
- the LOC134448009 gene encoding caveolin-1, which gives rise to MTGGLKDSIPEEEYMQTPFIRKQGNIYKPNNKDMDNDSINEKAALDVHTKEIDLVNRDPKHVNDEVVKVEFEDVIAEPAGTYSFDGVWKASFTTFTVTKYWCYRLLTALVGIPLALVWGIFFAILSFVHIWAVVPCVKSYLIEIQCVSRVYSICVHTFFDPLFESMGKCFSSIRVSTTKEV